In one Ictalurus furcatus strain D&B chromosome 28, Billie_1.0, whole genome shotgun sequence genomic region, the following are encoded:
- the pmchl gene encoding pro-melanin-concentrating hormone, like produces MKLAVFSVLIAIAFLSGGNVKSEALPLDNIEDIDLLQDSTGERLTENKVGSGPGVSKIIMVADVDLLRMLKALERNMPERIPSPEGRDGSPDLGHSISIIRRETKRCMVGRVYRPCWEV; encoded by the coding sequence ATGAAGCTCGCCGTCTTCTCCGTGCTCATCGCCATCGCCTTCTTGTCTGGTGGCAACGTGAAATCAGAGGCCCTTCCACTGGATAACATCGAAGACATAGACCTTCTCCAAGACTCTACTGGAGAAAGACTGACTGAAAACAAAGTGGGTTCCGGGCCAGGCGTTTCTAAGATCATCATGGTGGCAGACGTCGACCTACTGAGAATGCTGAAGGCTCTGGAAAGGAACATGCCTGAAAGGATCCCGAGTCCTGAAGGCAGAGATGGAAGCCCAGACCTCGGCCACAGCATCTCCATCATCAGGAGGGAAACCAAGAGGTGCATGGTGGGAAGGGTGTACCGACCATGCTGGGAAGTCTAG